In a single window of the Ruminococcus albus 7 = DSM 20455 genome:
- the proC gene encoding pyrroline-5-carboxylate reductase, which yields MSYKVGFIGAGNMGSAIMKGILGSSMSSEIELYAYDCSEAALERAAAMGVKGVNSEAELTAQCDCVFLAIKPQQLDEVLAKIKNEVTKDKVIVSICAGVTDDKIAAKTIEGAKVVMVMPNTPLLLGEGATALAKSDSVTEEEFALVCRIFGSCGIYSVLPKDKMKEVIAINGSSPAFIYLYAQCFIDYAKSVGIDEKAATDLFAKSLIGSAKMITDSGRTLDELITMVSSKGGTTIAGLEKLRANDIGKAVRECCEACTKRAYELAE from the coding sequence ATGAGTTATAAAGTAGGATTCATCGGCGCAGGCAATATGGGCAGCGCTATAATGAAAGGTATCCTCGGCAGCAGCATGAGCAGTGAGATAGAGCTTTATGCCTACGACTGCAGCGAGGCAGCCCTTGAAAGAGCAGCAGCTATGGGCGTTAAGGGCGTTAACAGCGAAGCTGAGCTCACAGCACAGTGCGATTGTGTGTTCCTTGCTATAAAGCCCCAGCAGCTTGATGAAGTACTTGCTAAGATAAAGAACGAAGTAACGAAGGATAAAGTTATAGTATCTATATGTGCAGGCGTTACAGATGACAAGATAGCAGCCAAGACCATTGAAGGCGCTAAGGTAGTAATGGTAATGCCCAATACACCTCTGCTTCTTGGTGAGGGTGCAACTGCACTGGCTAAGTCCGACAGTGTTACCGAAGAAGAGTTCGCACTGGTATGCAGGATATTCGGTTCATGCGGAATATATTCCGTACTGCCAAAGGATAAGATGAAAGAGGTGATCGCCATAAACGGTTCTTCACCTGCTTTCATATATCTCTATGCCCAGTGCTTCATTGATTACGCTAAGAGCGTAGGCATTGATGAAAAGGCTGCTACCGATCTTTTTGCAAAGTCACTCATCGGCTCCGCTAAGATGATCACTGACAGCGGCAGAACTCTTGATGAGCTGATAACTATGGTGTCCTCAAAGGGCGGCACTACCATAGCAGGTCTTGAAAAGCTCAGGGCAAACGATATCGGCAAGGCTGTAAGAGAGTGCTGTGAGGCTTGTACAAAGAGGGCTTACGAACTGGCAGAATAA
- a CDS encoding hybrid sensor histidine kinase/response regulator: MHTEEEYLAAVKEIAELKGELSKARRNYEAVTDFMSRTSHDIRTPMNSIIGLARLGEEECSGRTVKEYFTRIRESAEFQLEILGDVLDMAKIESGKLTLYPAAYSLEALAENITSVISPLAEQKGIEFVAEFHDIFADTLMVDKLRLRQILMNLLSNAVKYTPEKGRVVLTVSQLAAGNGKVRTVFTVKDNGIGMSDEFAANMFKPFTQERTSATAEIQGTGLGLSIVRNLVDLMDGDIRVKSKVGVGTEFMVEIDCDLASAAGTGENSAPDSYDFSGKRALVVDDHSINRILEIKLLKRVGFETDAAGNGYEGLKKFMASDTGYYDVVLMDVKMPVMDGLEAAGKIRALGRPDSTSVKIIAMSANSYPEDIEQSKASGMNSHIAKPVIPAMLYSELAKLLK; this comes from the coding sequence TTGCATACCGAGGAAGAGTATCTGGCTGCAGTGAAAGAGATCGCTGAGCTTAAAGGCGAGCTTTCAAAGGCACGCAGGAACTATGAGGCGGTGACGGACTTTATGTCCCGCACAAGCCATGATATACGTACACCAATGAATTCCATAATAGGTCTGGCAAGGCTGGGCGAGGAGGAATGCAGCGGCAGGACTGTCAAAGAGTATTTCACCAGGATAAGGGAATCGGCTGAGTTCCAGCTGGAGATACTTGGGGATGTACTTGATATGGCAAAGATAGAAAGCGGAAAGCTCACGCTTTATCCCGCTGCCTATTCTCTTGAAGCACTGGCTGAAAATATCACATCTGTCATATCCCCCCTTGCCGAACAGAAGGGCATCGAGTTCGTGGCTGAATTCCATGATATATTTGCCGATACCCTCATGGTCGATAAGCTGAGGCTGAGGCAGATACTTATGAACCTGCTTTCAAATGCTGTAAAGTACACACCTGAAAAGGGCAGGGTAGTGCTGACCGTTTCACAGCTGGCAGCAGGTAACGGAAAAGTAAGGACGGTATTCACCGTAAAGGATAACGGTATAGGTATGTCCGATGAATTTGCGGCGAATATGTTCAAACCCTTCACACAGGAGAGGACTTCTGCTACTGCCGAGATACAGGGCACAGGTCTGGGACTTTCTATCGTCAGGAACCTTGTTGATCTCATGGACGGTGATATCCGCGTAAAATCAAAGGTAGGCGTGGGTACAGAGTTTATGGTCGAGATCGACTGCGATCTTGCATCAGCCGCAGGGACTGGTGAGAACAGCGCTCCCGACAGCTATGATTTCAGCGGAAAGCGTGCGCTTGTGGTGGACGATCATTCCATCAACCGCATACTCGAGATAAAGCTTTTGAAGCGTGTGGGCTTTGAAACTGATGCGGCAGGCAACGGATATGAGGGACTAAAAAAGTTCATGGCATCTGATACCGGATATTACGATGTTGTGCTTATGGATGTCAAAATGCCTGTAATGGATGGTCTTGAAGCTGCAGGGAAGATACGCGCACTGGGACGTCCTGACAGCACCTCGGTGAAAATAATAGCCATGAGCGCGAATTCTTATCCCGAGGATATCGAGCAGTCAAAGGCATCGGGCATGAACAGCCATATCGCTAAGCCCGTTATACCCGCTATGCTGTATTCCGAGCTTGCAAAACTCCTCAAATGA
- a CDS encoding dockerin type I repeat-containing protein, with product MKKALSLVLALALTAGCTISATAEIKKRVYGDINGDGKTDVTDISLAAAYIKGKKPLTEEQLFLGDLNYDEKLNVTDLAKLASYVKCVSANDDIISKIEGFIKDNDLPAVVYIGEDEVTGKFAVTVLINSIFLDPEIDRSKYDAEVIERIKAFANENSYDPEKIQFITAE from the coding sequence ATGAAAAAAGCATTATCATTAGTTCTTGCACTGGCATTGACAGCAGGCTGTACCATCAGCGCCACCGCGGAAATCAAAAAGCGGGTATACGGTGATATAAACGGTGACGGTAAAACCGATGTGACCGATATCTCACTGGCTGCGGCTTACATCAAAGGCAAAAAGCCCCTGACCGAGGAACAGCTGTTCCTGGGTGACCTGAACTACGACGAAAAGCTGAACGTCACCGACCTTGCAAAGCTGGCAAGCTACGTCAAGTGCGTTTCAGCGAATGACGATATCATCAGCAAGATAGAGGGATTCATAAAAGACAACGATCTGCCCGCTGTAGTATACATAGGCGAGGATGAAGTCACGGGCAAGTTCGCGGTAACCGTTCTTATCAACAGTATTTTCCTTGATCCCGAGATCGACCGAAGCAAGTATGACGCGGAAGTGATCGAAAGAATAAAAGCATTCGCCAATGAAAATAGCTATGATCCCGAAAAGATTCAGTTCATCACAGCTGAATAA
- the rplM gene encoding 50S ribosomal protein L13, with the protein MSTYMPKAADITRKWYIIDAEGQSLGRVAAKAATILRGKHKPTYAPHADCGDHVIIINSDKAVLTGKKLTQKKFYHHTGWIGGLKEIGYDKLMAEQSDRAMTIAVEGMLPNNTLGRAAAKRLRVYKGAEHNNAAQKPEKYEL; encoded by the coding sequence ATGTCTACTTATATGCCCAAGGCTGCGGACATCACCCGCAAGTGGTATATCATCGACGCTGAGGGTCAGTCCCTCGGTAGAGTTGCCGCTAAGGCAGCTACTATTCTTCGTGGTAAGCATAAGCCTACTTATGCACCTCACGCTGACTGCGGCGACCACGTAATCATCATCAACAGCGACAAGGCTGTTCTCACCGGTAAGAAGCTCACTCAGAAGAAGTTCTACCACCACACCGGTTGGATAGGCGGTCTGAAGGAGATCGGCTATGACAAGCTGATGGCTGAGCAGTCTGACAGAGCTATGACAATTGCTGTTGAGGGTATGCTCCCCAACAATACACTTGGCAGAGCTGCTGCAAAGAGACTCAGAGTTTACAAGGGTGCTGAGCATAACAATGCTGCACAGAAGCCCGAAAAGTACGAGCTGTAA
- the rpsI gene encoding 30S ribosomal protein S9 yields the protein MYESKQPYFYGTGRRKHSVARVRVYEGTGKVTINGRDIDDYFGLETLKLIVRQPFAVTDTVDKYDIVCTVTGGGVTGQAGAIRHGLSRALLQASDEFRPLLKKEGFLTRDPRMKERKKYGLKAARRAPQFSKR from the coding sequence ATGTACGAATCCAAGCAGCCATATTTCTATGGCACAGGCAGAAGAAAGCACTCTGTTGCCCGCGTTCGTGTTTACGAGGGTACAGGTAAGGTTACTATCAACGGCAGAGATATCGACGATTATTTCGGTCTTGAGACTCTCAAGCTGATCGTTCGTCAGCCTTTTGCTGTTACTGATACTGTTGACAAGTACGACATCGTTTGCACTGTTACAGGCGGCGGTGTTACAGGTCAGGCAGGCGCAATCAGACATGGTCTTTCCAGAGCTCTGCTCCAGGCTAGCGATGAGTTCAGACCTCTCCTCAAGAAGGAAGGCTTCCTCACTCGTGACCCCAGAATGAAGGAAAGAAAGAAGTACGGTCTGAAGGCTGCAAGACGTGCGCCTCAGTTCTCAAAGAGATAA
- a CDS encoding tyrosine-type recombinase/integrase, whose product MKLANGVGTVYKLSGNRRNPYIVRKTVGWDIDTKTGKRKQQYITIGYAPTRAKGLEMLMDYNKNPYDIEASKITFAEVFEKWSAEKFPTISDSNAKAYKASYNTCEPLHDRVFKDLKLTDLQGVVDNCGKNYPTLRKLKVLFSQMYEYAMKYEICMKDYSEYVDIIKFKDKNPNKTDRSPFSKEEIDALWVQESNIYAQIVLMLIYSGVRVSELLDLKRENVNIEEHCFKVVESKTESGIRVVPIHDRTYPFFKKWYEDGNEYLLHTPDGKQFIYRNYYDSYWTPVMELIGCSHKPHDTRHTCISMMTEKEVSPTLIKKIVGHSGAMSLTEKVYTHVNVQELLEAINRI is encoded by the coding sequence ATGAAGTTAGCTAACGGTGTTGGCACTGTATACAAGCTGTCGGGCAACAGGCGTAATCCCTACATTGTCCGCAAGACGGTGGGCTGGGATATTGACACAAAGACAGGCAAGCGTAAACAGCAGTACATCACTATCGGCTATGCGCCGACCAGGGCTAAAGGGCTTGAAATGCTCATGGACTACAATAAGAATCCTTATGACATTGAAGCCTCCAAAATCACTTTTGCCGAAGTCTTTGAGAAGTGGTCGGCGGAGAAGTTCCCCACGATCTCGGACAGCAACGCCAAAGCCTACAAAGCGTCATATAATACCTGTGAACCCCTGCACGACAGAGTGTTCAAGGATTTGAAGCTGACTGACTTGCAGGGTGTTGTAGACAACTGCGGTAAGAACTATCCGACGCTCCGCAAGCTGAAAGTGCTTTTCAGCCAGATGTATGAGTATGCCATGAAGTATGAGATCTGCATGAAAGACTACTCTGAGTATGTGGATATTATCAAGTTCAAGGACAAGAACCCGAACAAGACAGACCGCTCTCCTTTCAGTAAGGAAGAAATTGATGCTCTGTGGGTGCAGGAAAGCAACATCTACGCTCAGATCGTCCTCATGCTGATATACAGCGGAGTTCGTGTGTCCGAGCTGCTCGACCTGAAACGTGAGAACGTCAACATCGAGGAGCATTGCTTCAAGGTTGTGGAAAGTAAAACCGAAAGCGGTATCCGTGTTGTACCGATACACGACAGGACTTATCCGTTCTTCAAGAAGTGGTACGAGGACGGCAACGAATATCTGCTCCATACTCCCGACGGCAAGCAGTTCATCTACCGCAACTACTACGATTCCTACTGGACACCTGTTATGGAGCTGATCGGCTGCTCCCACAAGCCGCACGATACTCGTCACACCTGCATCTCGATGATGACCGAGAAAGAGGTATCGCCTACGCTGATAAAGAAGATCGTCGGTCATTCGGGTGCAATGTCACTGACCGAGAAGGTCTATACGCACGTTAATGTGCAGGAGCTGTTGGAGGCTATCAATAGGATATAG
- a CDS encoding helix-turn-helix domain-containing protein: MKTAIDQEKTREKIVALRTERGLSQNQLAEALGASRTHYNGIEHGKATITNSYINMLAEFYDVPVEDIVVYADSYDDDYYEALQKFNHLMGDSFDSLKSQAVLLDTATFVGKRNQNVLSTVLANLGYTLEIKASRDVWSDYFILSQTDEGQPVYDMPPELLQLFSEGYVIALKKAGKTMCYMSISEYLQFENYLIMTVKGFTSSIISDFKKFTVNKDEQEEAPMPLDELKTQIDRISEIVDTCREVVRLKEEKQNEVS; the protein is encoded by the coding sequence ATGAAGACAGCAATAGATCAGGAGAAAACAAGAGAAAAGATAGTTGCTCTGCGTACCGAGCGTGGTTTGTCGCAGAATCAGCTTGCAGAAGCTCTCGGTGCTTCACGTACACATTACAACGGTATCGAACACGGCAAGGCTACTATCACAAACAGCTATATCAATATGCTTGCTGAGTTCTATGATGTGCCTGTCGAGGATATAGTTGTCTATGCGGACAGTTATGACGATGATTATTATGAAGCATTACAGAAGTTCAATCACCTTATGGGGGACAGCTTTGATAGCCTGAAATCGCAGGCGGTGCTGCTCGATACCGCCACATTTGTTGGCAAGCGTAATCAGAACGTGCTGTCAACGGTGCTTGCTAACCTCGGTTACACACTGGAGATCAAGGCTTCTCGTGATGTGTGGAGCGATTACTTCATTCTTTCTCAGACGGACGAGGGACAGCCTGTGTATGATATGCCGCCTGAGTTGTTGCAGTTATTCTCCGAGGGATATGTAATTGCTCTCAAAAAGGCAGGAAAGACAATGTGCTATATGTCCATAAGCGAATATCTGCAATTTGAAAACTATCTGATAATGACAGTCAAGGGCTTTACATCGTCCATAATCAGCGATTTTAAGAAGTTCACCGTCAACAAGGACGAACAGGAAGAAGCACCAATGCCCCTTGACGAGCTGAAAACTCAGATCGACCGCATTTCCGAGATCGTTGACACCTGCCGTGAGGTAGTACGGCTGAAGGAGGAGAAGCAGAATGAAGTTAGCTAA
- a CDS encoding DNA primase family protein, with amino-acid sequence MQEMMNDAAELITVANNGDDLPVVPDEEVQSEEQEKSELDKLKEELSAVTYDDILNSTAPYEKILTLPNEFAISQYITAFRQVAKKFKLTADFDSLVAPYKDKALRQLKEAEHQEKKEDKSKYPKWWDGTQVNEDVFCTELLTQHTLYCINGLFYDIDGEFLISELSKVIYERIKPYVVKNVADRTKRLVEAMKIKCYRPAPEPNEHTIHLKNGTLHLAQGHFVFSQGKQFTMNRLGIEYRSDAPKPERWLKFVQELLNEQDVMTLQEYMGYLLIPSTRAQKMLMISGNGGEGKSRVGKVLFEIMGYKNSVSGSVSGLDNGAAARFNKVKLLGKLCMIDDDMDMSALEKTEFLKQLITAEIPMEIEPKGSPSFQALLYTRVIAFGNNPISALYDRSEGFFRRQMILVAKPVPKDRTADKHLTEKLLAEKEGIFRWCLEGLERLIANDFEFTISDQAKENLKRSERECNNIIPFMESEHDFKFDASGQIHSQELYWAYQSWCRLNSLDELSRRTFSGYLKSHADDYGITYSENAVNEQGRRARGFLGMRYTYRPPTIMY; translated from the coding sequence ATGCAGGAAATGATGAATGATGCTGCGGAGCTGATTACGGTGGCGAACAACGGGGATGATCTCCCCGTTGTACCTGATGAGGAGGTACAGTCCGAAGAACAGGAGAAGTCTGAGCTTGATAAGCTGAAAGAAGAACTGTCAGCGGTAACGTATGACGATATACTTAACAGCACTGCGCCCTATGAAAAGATACTTACCTTGCCTAATGAGTTTGCAATATCGCAGTATATCACGGCATTCAGACAAGTAGCCAAGAAATTCAAGCTGACGGCGGACTTTGACAGCCTTGTTGCTCCGTATAAGGACAAGGCTCTGCGTCAGCTCAAAGAGGCAGAGCATCAGGAAAAGAAAGAGGATAAAAGCAAATATCCAAAGTGGTGGGACGGAACACAGGTCAATGAGGATGTATTCTGCACCGAACTTCTCACACAGCACACACTGTACTGCATCAATGGGCTGTTCTATGATATTGACGGCGAGTTCCTTATCTCGGAGCTGAGCAAGGTCATATACGAGCGTATCAAGCCTTATGTAGTGAAGAATGTCGCAGACCGTACCAAACGTCTGGTGGAAGCCATGAAGATAAAGTGCTACCGTCCTGCACCTGAGCCTAACGAACACACTATACATCTGAAAAACGGCACACTTCATCTGGCACAGGGACACTTTGTATTCTCTCAGGGAAAGCAGTTTACAATGAACCGCCTGGGCATTGAATACCGTTCCGATGCACCGAAGCCTGAACGCTGGCTCAAGTTTGTGCAGGAGCTATTGAACGAACAGGACGTTATGACCTTGCAGGAGTATATGGGGTATCTGCTGATACCGTCCACAAGAGCACAGAAAATGCTGATGATCTCAGGCAACGGCGGCGAAGGAAAGTCCCGTGTCGGCAAGGTGCTTTTCGAGATCATGGGATATAAGAATTCCGTAAGCGGAAGTGTATCAGGTCTGGACAACGGAGCTGCTGCCCGATTCAATAAGGTCAAGCTCCTCGGAAAGCTCTGCATGATAGATGATGATATGGATATGTCTGCACTTGAAAAGACAGAGTTCCTCAAACAGCTTATCACAGCGGAGATACCTATGGAGATCGAGCCGAAAGGCAGTCCTTCTTTTCAGGCGTTATTGTACACAAGAGTAATCGCATTCGGCAACAATCCGATCTCTGCACTTTATGATCGCAGTGAAGGCTTCTTCCGCAGGCAGATGATACTTGTTGCAAAGCCCGTTCCGAAAGACCGTACAGCAGACAAACATCTGACCGAAAAACTGCTTGCAGAAAAAGAAGGAATATTCCGTTGGTGCCTTGAAGGATTGGAACGACTTATCGCCAATGATTTTGAGTTTACGATCAGCGATCAGGCGAAAGAAAACCTCAAACGCAGCGAGCGTGAATGCAACAATATCATTCCATTTATGGAGAGCGAGCATGACTTCAAGTTTGACGCTTCGGGGCAGATACATTCTCAGGAATTATACTGGGCATATCAGAGTTGGTGCAGGCTCAACAGCCTTGATGAATTATCAAGAAGAACCTTCTCCGGCTATCTGAAATCTCATGCAGATGATTACGGTATTACCTATTCCGAAAATGCTGTCAACGAACAAGGCAGGAGAGCCAGAGGATTCCTTGGAATGAGATACACTTATCGTCCCCCGACGATCATGTACTGA
- a CDS encoding plasmid mobilization protein, whose amino-acid sequence MRKSEKKKQVIKRDRYLKIRVTEEELEAFKRKFKNSGMRTFSGFVRAMIFEGYIVHFNEEELREIYHLVANISNNISQIILHVSRDDDSFDSDIAEIKEKMAQIWQPLNFFTCKVLQLRH is encoded by the coding sequence ATGAGAAAAAGTGAGAAGAAAAAGCAGGTAATAAAGCGTGACCGCTACCTGAAAATACGAGTAACCGAAGAGGAGCTTGAAGCATTCAAACGTAAGTTTAAAAACAGTGGAATGCGAACATTTTCCGGCTTCGTCAGAGCAATGATATTTGAAGGCTATATCGTTCATTTCAATGAAGAGGAACTACGTGAAATATACCACCTGGTAGCTAACATTTCCAACAACATCAGTCAGATCATTCTTCACGTCAGCCGAGACGATGATTCTTTCGACAGCGACATTGCTGAAATCAAAGAGAAGATGGCGCAGATATGGCAGCCGCTGAACTTTTTTACGTGTAAAGTTTTGCAGCTGAGACACTGA
- a CDS encoding DUF262 domain-containing protein: protein MKENKELRIVDSKVHSLSEIFSASYTVDFYQREYVWQKKQIEDLISDLTIEFLKNWKPEHDTTVTGEYDPYYMGEVVLSVKPGNVNSVIDGQQRITTFTLLLMYIIKRFENTPDFPKSDMERLVYKNERGAWKFTLGIDERNKCMKALYEKGSYSPPDGENMSVSIKNLVDRYNDIGECWDDRINESNINCFVYWLMGNVMFSKVWTNSDEFAYVIFETMNDRGLSLTQIEMLRSYLLANINDENRQDSMELYDQVISELATVKLSSKSKAEFEFFKIFFRGHYADNLSQSADSNSDFIVIGQQFHRWVRDKSKDLGLNTSGDYVDFINKIAFFARKYIYIMKKIENRKDSVTDYLYLIVNSDYGFTLQSALLLSAISYNDTDAIVDEKIKIVSKYLTKVLSWRVWRHTSIAQSSMEDKIYKLCKQLRGKNIDEIKEILATEPIEIPELSTPPTLNMMNKPKIRVLLSLITEIVARESNESDYMLNKENIEVEHIWADHYEWFSEIFPNEADFNTYRNNIGGLLVLPKSFNASYGDMKYKDKVELYFSQNILAQSLCEKKYTNSPGFKNFIEKSNLDIHSYDDYTRDSITERAELYRQILLWNWK from the coding sequence ATGAAAGAAAACAAAGAATTAAGAATTGTCGATAGTAAAGTTCATTCTCTTTCTGAAATATTTTCAGCAAGCTACACTGTTGACTTCTATCAGCGTGAATACGTATGGCAGAAAAAGCAGATAGAAGACCTTATTTCAGATCTGACAATCGAATTTCTCAAGAACTGGAAACCTGAGCACGATACAACTGTTACCGGAGAATACGATCCTTACTACATGGGCGAAGTTGTCCTTTCTGTAAAACCCGGTAATGTTAATTCGGTAATTGATGGTCAGCAGAGAATAACGACTTTTACCCTGCTATTGATGTACATTATTAAAAGATTTGAGAATACTCCTGATTTTCCTAAAAGTGATATGGAGAGACTGGTTTATAAAAATGAGCGTGGAGCTTGGAAGTTTACTCTTGGAATAGACGAACGAAATAAATGTATGAAAGCTCTCTACGAAAAAGGCAGTTATTCACCTCCAGATGGTGAGAATATGTCTGTATCCATAAAAAACTTAGTCGATAGATATAATGATATCGGAGAATGCTGGGATGATAGAATAAACGAATCCAACATTAATTGCTTTGTATATTGGCTTATGGGAAATGTAATGTTTTCAAAAGTCTGGACTAATAGCGATGAGTTTGCCTATGTGATATTTGAAACTATGAATGACCGTGGCTTATCGCTTACTCAGATAGAAATGCTCCGCAGTTATCTGCTTGCCAATATAAATGATGAAAATCGCCAGGACTCTATGGAATTGTACGATCAGGTCATATCAGAACTGGCAACTGTAAAGCTAAGTTCAAAATCAAAAGCTGAGTTTGAGTTTTTCAAGATTTTTTTCAGAGGACATTATGCAGATAACCTTTCTCAAAGCGCTGATTCAAATTCCGATTTCATCGTGATCGGTCAACAATTTCATCGTTGGGTTAGAGATAAAAGCAAAGACCTCGGTTTAAATACATCAGGGGATTATGTGGACTTTATTAACAAGATAGCATTTTTCGCCCGAAAGTATATCTACATTATGAAGAAAATAGAGAACAGAAAAGACAGCGTTACAGACTATCTTTATCTGATAGTAAATAGCGATTATGGCTTTACTCTTCAGTCTGCTCTTCTGTTGTCAGCTATTTCATATAATGATACTGATGCTATTGTAGATGAGAAAATCAAGATTGTATCAAAATATCTGACGAAAGTGCTCTCGTGGCGTGTATGGAGACACACAAGTATAGCTCAGAGTTCTATGGAGGATAAGATTTACAAACTTTGCAAACAGCTCCGAGGAAAGAATATCGATGAAATTAAAGAAATTCTTGCAACTGAACCTATCGAAATCCCCGAACTTAGTACTCCGCCAACTCTTAACATGATGAATAAACCTAAGATCAGAGTGCTGTTATCGCTTATTACAGAAATAGTAGCAAGAGAATCAAATGAGTCTGATTATATGCTGAACAAGGAGAATATCGAGGTTGAGCATATATGGGCAGACCATTATGAATGGTTCAGTGAAATATTCCCTAATGAGGCTGACTTTAATACATATAGAAATAATATCGGTGGTCTGCTTGTACTACCAAAAAGCTTCAACGCTTCGTATGGCGATATGAAATACAAAGATAAGGTAGAGTTGTATTTCAGCCAAAACATTCTTGCTCAGTCATTGTGTGAAAAGAAATATACTAACAGCCCTGGTTTCAAGAACTTCATAGAGAAAAGTAACCTTGATATACACTCGTATGACGATTACACTCGTGATTCTATTACAGAACGAGCAGAATTATATAGGCAGATATTACTGTGGAATTGGAAATAA
- a CDS encoding tyrosine-type recombinase/integrase yields MANITKRGNTFRIRVFVGCDMNGKQLVKSTTFTPPVGVTEKKAEKLAQEYAFEFERHCKGYSLLNENMRFSELADWYFTNYAPQELKESTVYTYWGQYKNHIEPVLGNIKVKDINAPRLTQIMQSYDLNPATVKKLYVIVQSIFRRGAEQGFIRDTPCRNVVLPKRKKSRKNKALEEDKLKRFMAYLESKPWDEDFKRIIKVLLYTGMRSGECLGLAWEDIDFENNTISINHTLTDIGGKHELTDPKTESSIRIIGMGQELKKVLLAQKDYIEKLKLALGDDFAHPEMVFVSARGNYRDRNSVYQSLKRFTKGTEFEDMTLHQLRHCNATMLLNSGIDLKVVSEHLGHCDVNVTADIYADVLRKTKARTAEQIELCLA; encoded by the coding sequence TTGGCTAATATAACAAAACGTGGAAACACATTCCGTATCAGGGTGTTTGTCGGCTGCGATATGAACGGCAAACAGCTTGTAAAATCGACCACTTTCACTCCGCCTGTCGGGGTGACTGAAAAGAAAGCCGAGAAGCTGGCTCAGGAGTACGCTTTTGAGTTCGAGAGACACTGCAAGGGTTATTCTCTGCTCAACGAGAATATGCGTTTTTCCGAGCTTGCCGACTGGTATTTCACAAACTACGCTCCCCAGGAGCTGAAAGAGAGTACCGTCTACACCTATTGGGGGCAGTACAAAAACCACATCGAGCCTGTTCTCGGTAACATAAAAGTCAAGGACATCAACGCTCCCAGGCTGACGCAGATAATGCAGTCCTATGACCTGAACCCTGCGACTGTCAAGAAGCTGTACGTCATTGTACAGAGCATCTTCCGCAGAGGAGCAGAGCAGGGCTTTATCCGTGATACTCCCTGCCGTAACGTGGTACTGCCAAAGCGGAAGAAAAGCCGCAAGAATAAGGCTTTGGAGGAGGACAAGCTCAAAAGGTTCATGGCTTACCTTGAAAGCAAGCCGTGGGACGAGGATTTCAAGCGTATCATAAAGGTGCTGCTGTACACGGGTATGCGTTCGGGTGAGTGTCTCGGACTTGCGTGGGAGGACATTGACTTCGAGAACAACACTATCTCCATAAACCATACGCTGACCGATATAGGCGGAAAGCACGAACTGACCGATCCTAAGACCGAGAGCAGTATCCGCATCATCGGTATGGGACAGGAGCTGAAAAAAGTCCTTCTCGCTCAGAAGGACTACATCGAGAAGCTGAAACTCGCCCTCGGTGATGATTTCGCTCACCCTGAAATGGTATTCGTGTCTGCAAGAGGGAACTACCGTGACCGCAATTCGGTATATCAGTCCCTCAAACGCTTCACCAAAGGAACGGAATTCGAGGATATGACACTGCATCAGCTCCGTCACTGCAACGCAACAATGCTCCTGAACAGCGGTATCGACCTGAAAGTTGTGTCCGAGCATCTCGGTCACTGTGATGTGAACGTCACCGCTGACATCTATGCCGATGTTCTGCGAAAAACAAAAGCCCGAACTGCCGAGCAGATCGAGCTGTGCCTTGCGTAA